A single genomic interval of Dysidea avara chromosome 6, odDysAvar1.4, whole genome shotgun sequence harbors:
- the LOC136257658 gene encoding uncharacterized protein isoform X1, with the protein MNARTTLLILLGALLVSVFGYYSVTSSKSSIVGNYIVHFHSYLSTVEASTNVTDAATDNKTVVAEEITTVTKQLKTTHKKFAVCHSYWEQQTNAVLNMWSFQKWAKKSGNFGVLEPFAHDSVLGFSDQNIDQHNFNTSLRFRDYFDLDHWTEGTENFKVPPLVNWYDFVEHASRNIVLAVSVYNEPGGIFEGDDIKNNPGCVSEAQRFRTILKNLLGFLGFKIEKVVCYSFVKYFNTLEIFNSPFDPNSNSTIYFTLWTGIGRIGIGDESLQREHEHDVLTMMLPSARILADSRNYVKRVLNVDFQGYTAIVFRTVRRLQEMEAGGFNHAEVIEHYYDCIGQLPNILEQFGLKPFLATDIGIFGDQTNANARSPEFMKMFQHLIDMFYGNKTVSEYEQDFISAANGVSDTGYIGTMQKAIALKAKCIIMIGGFSTFQDSLIEEFKENGNCITKLCYGKPFPPKKTPPPK; encoded by the coding sequence GACAACTCTACTCATACTGTTAGGTGCCCTGCTAGTCAGCGTGTTTGGGTACTACAGTGTTACTTCAAGTAAAAGCAGTATTGTTGGAAATTATATAGTTCATTTTCACAGCTATCTAAGCACTGTTGAAGCTAGTACAAATGTAACAGATGCTGCAACTGATAATAAAACTGTGGTAGCAGAAGAAATAACAACTGTCACAAAACAATTAAAGACAACTCACAAGAAGTTTGCTGTTTGTCACAGTTATTGGGAGCAGCAGACAAATGCAGTGTTGAACATGTGGTCATTTCAAAAATGGGCCAAGAAGTCAGGAAACTTTGGTGTGCTTGAGCCATTTGCTCATGACTCTGTACTGGGATTTTCAGATCAAAACATAGATCAACATAATTTTAATACTTCCTTACGTTTCCGAGACTATTTTGATCTTGATCACTGGACTGAAGGAACAGAGAATTTTAAAGTTCCTCCTCTGGTAAATTGGTATGATTTTGTTGAGCATGCTAGTAGAAATATTGTTCTTGCAGTATCAGTGTACAATGAGCCTGGAGGGATTTTCGAGGGTGATGATATTAAGAATAACCCTGGATGTGTATCAGAAGCACAAAGGTTCCGAACTattttgaaaaatctattgGGCTTTTTGGGATTTAAAATTGAAAAGGTTGTTTGCTACTCTTTTGTAAAATACTTCAATACCCTGGAAATCTTTAATTCTCCCTTTGATCCTAATAGCAATTCTACTATTTATTTTACACTATGGACTGGTATTGGTAGAATTGGAATAGGTGACGAGTCTCTTCAGCGTGAACACGAACATGATGTGCTTACAATGATGCTGCCTAGTGCAAGAATATTAGCTGATAGTAGAAATTATGTAAAGCGTGTTTTAAATGTTGACTTCCAAGGGTACACAGCAATTGTATTTAGAACAGTAAGGCGGCTCCAAGAGATGGAGGCAGGTGGGTTTAATCATGCAGAAGTAATAGAGCATTACTATGACTGCATTGGACAGCTACCGAACATCTTGGAACAGTTTGGGTTGAAGCCTTTCTTGGCCACTGATATAGGAATATTTGGTGACCAGACTAATGCCAATGCTCGGAGTCCTGAATTTATGAAAATGTTTCAACACCTTATAGACATGTTTTATGGCAACAAAACTGTTAGTGAGTATGAGCAGGACTTCATATCAGCAGCAAATGGTGTATCTGATACAGGATACATTGGAACAATGCAGAAAGCTATTGCTCTAAAGGCCAAGTGTATTATAATGATAGGTGGGTTTTCAACTTTTCAGGATAGCCTTATTGAGGAGTTTAAAGAAAATGGTAACTGTATCACTAAGCTTTGTTATGGAAAACCTTTCCCACCTAAAAAAACGCCTCCACCAAAATGA
- the LOC136257658 gene encoding uncharacterized protein isoform X2, which translates to MQGALLVSVFGYYSVTSSKSSIVGNYIVHFHSYLSTVEASTNVTDAATDNKTVVAEEITTVTKQLKTTHKKFAVCHSYWEQQTNAVLNMWSFQKWAKKSGNFGVLEPFAHDSVLGFSDQNIDQHNFNTSLRFRDYFDLDHWTEGTENFKVPPLVNWYDFVEHASRNIVLAVSVYNEPGGIFEGDDIKNNPGCVSEAQRFRTILKNLLGFLGFKIEKVVCYSFVKYFNTLEIFNSPFDPNSNSTIYFTLWTGIGRIGIGDESLQREHEHDVLTMMLPSARILADSRNYVKRVLNVDFQGYTAIVFRTVRRLQEMEAGGFNHAEVIEHYYDCIGQLPNILEQFGLKPFLATDIGIFGDQTNANARSPEFMKMFQHLIDMFYGNKTVSEYEQDFISAANGVSDTGYIGTMQKAIALKAKCIIMIGGFSTFQDSLIEEFKENGNCITKLCYGKPFPPKKTPPPK; encoded by the coding sequence GTGCCCTGCTAGTCAGCGTGTTTGGGTACTACAGTGTTACTTCAAGTAAAAGCAGTATTGTTGGAAATTATATAGTTCATTTTCACAGCTATCTAAGCACTGTTGAAGCTAGTACAAATGTAACAGATGCTGCAACTGATAATAAAACTGTGGTAGCAGAAGAAATAACAACTGTCACAAAACAATTAAAGACAACTCACAAGAAGTTTGCTGTTTGTCACAGTTATTGGGAGCAGCAGACAAATGCAGTGTTGAACATGTGGTCATTTCAAAAATGGGCCAAGAAGTCAGGAAACTTTGGTGTGCTTGAGCCATTTGCTCATGACTCTGTACTGGGATTTTCAGATCAAAACATAGATCAACATAATTTTAATACTTCCTTACGTTTCCGAGACTATTTTGATCTTGATCACTGGACTGAAGGAACAGAGAATTTTAAAGTTCCTCCTCTGGTAAATTGGTATGATTTTGTTGAGCATGCTAGTAGAAATATTGTTCTTGCAGTATCAGTGTACAATGAGCCTGGAGGGATTTTCGAGGGTGATGATATTAAGAATAACCCTGGATGTGTATCAGAAGCACAAAGGTTCCGAACTattttgaaaaatctattgGGCTTTTTGGGATTTAAAATTGAAAAGGTTGTTTGCTACTCTTTTGTAAAATACTTCAATACCCTGGAAATCTTTAATTCTCCCTTTGATCCTAATAGCAATTCTACTATTTATTTTACACTATGGACTGGTATTGGTAGAATTGGAATAGGTGACGAGTCTCTTCAGCGTGAACACGAACATGATGTGCTTACAATGATGCTGCCTAGTGCAAGAATATTAGCTGATAGTAGAAATTATGTAAAGCGTGTTTTAAATGTTGACTTCCAAGGGTACACAGCAATTGTATTTAGAACAGTAAGGCGGCTCCAAGAGATGGAGGCAGGTGGGTTTAATCATGCAGAAGTAATAGAGCATTACTATGACTGCATTGGACAGCTACCGAACATCTTGGAACAGTTTGGGTTGAAGCCTTTCTTGGCCACTGATATAGGAATATTTGGTGACCAGACTAATGCCAATGCTCGGAGTCCTGAATTTATGAAAATGTTTCAACACCTTATAGACATGTTTTATGGCAACAAAACTGTTAGTGAGTATGAGCAGGACTTCATATCAGCAGCAAATGGTGTATCTGATACAGGATACATTGGAACAATGCAGAAAGCTATTGCTCTAAAGGCCAAGTGTATTATAATGATAGGTGGGTTTTCAACTTTTCAGGATAGCCTTATTGAGGAGTTTAAAGAAAATGGTAACTGTATCACTAAGCTTTGTTATGGAAAACCTTTCCCACCTAAAAAAACGCCTCCACCAAAATGA